A single region of the Populus nigra chromosome 2, ddPopNigr1.1, whole genome shotgun sequence genome encodes:
- the LOC133682950 gene encoding omega-hydroxypalmitate O-feruloyl transferase-like, whose translation MEGTGKHGGDQLSVKKSEPVLIEPETRTHSGFFFLSNLDQVATHSVETVYLYKAKKGGGSRDTLSDTFKQSLAKILVHYYPLAGRLRLGSDGKYNVKCTNEGALFVEARANCNMDQVDVKVITDDQTAGKLVYISPDPENILEKPLMTAQVTRFKCGGFAFGLSISHCIVDGISAMEFIKSWSETARGMPLTTKPVLDRSILRSRQPPKIDFPFGQYAPAETSNVSNISNPFQGEQILTKCFLFDSNKLAILKNMAMEDGTIKSCSTFTALTAFVWRARCMALQMNPDQTTPLLLILDVRSKLNPPLPKGYFGNGIALSTCRGRAGELIKNPLSFAVEEVQNGIKMVNEEFVRSWIDYLEVMRAKDFGLHSQFIVSSWTSLPIECSDFGWGEPAQFACANLPKNSAFFLPDGKEKKGINLILDLPVTAMSTFQELMLL comes from the exons ATGGAAGGAACGGGAAAACATGGAGGTGACCAGCTTTCAGTTAAGAAGTCAGAACCCGTTCTCATAGAACCTGAAACAAGGACTCatagtgggttttttttcttatccaatCTTGATCAAGTGGCCACTCATTCCGTGGAAACAGTGTACTTGTACAAGGCAAAGAAAGGGGGAGGCAGTCGCGACACCCTCAGTGACACATTTAAACAATCTCTGGCCAAGATTCTGGTGCATTATTACCCTCTCGCAGGGAGATTAAGATTAGGATCTGATGGGAAGTATAATGTGAAGTGTACAAATGAAGGGGCGTTGTTTGTGGAAGCAAGAGCAAATTGTAACATGGATCAAGTTGACGTTAAAGTAATTACTGATGATCAAACAGCAGGGAAGCTTGTCTATATATCTCCAGATCCTGAGAACATACTGGAAAAGCCTCTAATGACTGCACAG GTTACAAGGTTCAAGTGTGGAGGTTTTGCTTTCGGATTATCAATTAGCCACTGCATAGTTGATGGGATATCAGCAATGGAGTTTATCAAATCATGGTCTGAAACAGCCAGAGGAATGCCGTTAACCACTAAACCAGTTCTTGATAGATCAATTTTGAGGTCTAGACAACCTCCTAAAATTGATTTTCCTTTCGGCCAGTACGCTCCTGCAGAAACCAGTAACGTATCAAACATATCAAATCCATTTCAAGGAGAGCAGATTCTGACGAAATGCTTCCTGTTTGATTCCAACAAGCTTGCAATACTGAAGAACATGGCAATGGAGGACGGAACCATCAAAAGCTGCTCAACCTTCACAGCGCTCACAGCTTTTGTGTGGCGTGCTCGATGCATGGCACTGCAGATGAATCCTGATCAAACAACTCCACTTCTGTTAATACTCGACGTTCGATCCAAGCTTAATCCACCACTTCCCAAAGGATACTTTGGCAACGGAATTGCATTAAGCACTTGCCGTGGCAGGGCAGGAGAATTGATTAAAAACCCACTATCTTTTGCAGTGGAAGAAGTGCAGAATGGAATAAAAATGGTGAATGAGGAGTTTGTCAGGTCATGGATTGATTACCTTGAAGTGATGAGAGCAAAGGACTTCGGTTTACACTCCCAATTTATAGTTTCTTCATGGACTAGTCTTCCAATTGAGTGTTCAGACTTTGGATGGGGAGAGCCAGCACAGTTTGCTTGCGCAAACTTGCCTAAAAATTCAGCTTTTTTCCTACcagatggaaaagaaaaaaagggcattaatttgattttggatttgcCAGTTACTGCCATGAGCACCTTCCAGGAGCTAATGCTTCTGTAA
- the LOC133681496 gene encoding omega-hydroxypalmitate O-feruloyl transferase-like isoform X2, producing the protein MEGTGKHGGDQLSVKKSEPVLIEPETRTHSGFFFLCNLDHIATHSVQTVYFYKAKKGGGSRDTLSDTFKQSLAKILVHYYPLAGRLRLGSDGKYNVECTNEGVLFVEARANCNMDQVDVKVIIDDQTAGKLVYGSPDPENILEKPLMTAQVTRFKCGGFALGLSISHCIADGLSAMEFIKSWSETARGMPLTTKPFLDRSILRSRQPPKIDFPFDQYAPAETSNVSNISNPFQGEQILTKCFLFDSNKLAILKNMAMEDGTIKSCSNFTVLTAFVWRARCKALQMNPDQATPLLFVLDVRSKLNPPLPKGYFGNGIVLSTCPGRAGELIKNPLSFAVEEVQNGIKMVNEEFVRSWIDYLEVMGAKDFPLHSYFKVSSWTRLSIECSDFGWGEPAQFACANLPKDSAFFLPDGKEKKGINLILDLPVTAMSTFQELMLL; encoded by the exons ATGGAAGGAACGGGAAAACATGGAGGTGACCAGCTTTCAGTTAAGAAGTCAGAACCCGTTCTAATAGAACCTGAAACAAGGACTCatagtgggttttttttcttatgcaaTCTTGATCACATTGCCACTCATTCCGTGCAAACAGTGTACTTCTACAAGGCAAAGAAAGGGGGAGGCAGTCGTGACACCCTCAGTGACACATTTAAACAATCTCTGGCCAAGATTCTGGTGCATTATTACCCTCTCGCAGGGAGATTAAGATTAGGATCTGATGGGAAGTATAATGTGGAGTGTACCAATGAAGGGGTGTTGTTTGTGGAAGCAAGAGCAAATTGTAACATGGATCAAGTTGACGTTAAAGTAATTATTGATGATCAAACAGCAGGGAAGCTTGTCTATGGATCTCCAGATCCTGAGAACATACTGGAAAAGCCTCTAATGACTGCACAG GTTACAAGGTTCAAGTGTGGAGGTTTTGCTTTGGGATTATCAATTAGCCACTGCATAGCTGATGGGCTATCAGCAATGGAGTTTATCAAATCATGGTCCGAAACAGCCAGAGGGATGCCGTTAACCACTAAACCATTTCTTGATAGATCAATTTTGAGGTCTAGACAACCTCCTAAAATTGATTTTCCTTTCGACCAGTACGCTCCTGCAGAAACCAGTAACGTATCAAACATATCAAATCCATTTCAAGGAGAGCAGATTCTGACGAAATGCTTCCTGTTTGATTCCAACAAGCTTGCAATACTGAAGAACATGGCAATGGAGGACGGAACCATCAAAAgctgctcaaacttcacagtgCTCACAGCTTTTGTGTGGCGTGCTCGCTGCAAGGCACTGCAGATGAATCCCGATCAAGCAACTCCACTTCTGTTTGTACTCGACGTTCGATCCAAGCTTAATCCACCACTTCCCAAAGGATACTTTGGCAACGGAATTGTCTTAAGCACTTGCCCTGGGAGGGCAGGAGAATTGATTAAAAACCCACTATCTTTTGCAGTGGAAGAAGTGCAGAATGGAATAAAAATGGTGAATGAGGAGTTTGTCAGGTCATGGATTGATTACCTTGAAGTGATGGGAGCAAAGGACTTTCCTTTACACTCCTATTTTAAAGTTTCTTCATGGACTAGACTTTCAATTGAGTGTTCAGACTTTGGATGGGGAGAGCCAGCACAGTTTGCTTGCGCAAACTTGCCTAAAGATTCAGCTTTTTTCCTACcagatggaaaagaaaaaaagggcattaatttgattttggatttgcCAGTTACTGCCATGAGCACCTTCCAGGAGCTAATGCTTCTGTAA
- the LOC133681496 gene encoding omega-hydroxypalmitate O-feruloyl transferase-like isoform X1 has translation MVKFHSKCPAGCACVSMEGTGKHGGDQLSVKKSEPVLIEPETRTHSGFFFLCNLDHIATHSVQTVYFYKAKKGGGSRDTLSDTFKQSLAKILVHYYPLAGRLRLGSDGKYNVECTNEGVLFVEARANCNMDQVDVKVIIDDQTAGKLVYGSPDPENILEKPLMTAQVTRFKCGGFALGLSISHCIADGLSAMEFIKSWSETARGMPLTTKPFLDRSILRSRQPPKIDFPFDQYAPAETSNVSNISNPFQGEQILTKCFLFDSNKLAILKNMAMEDGTIKSCSNFTVLTAFVWRARCKALQMNPDQATPLLFVLDVRSKLNPPLPKGYFGNGIVLSTCPGRAGELIKNPLSFAVEEVQNGIKMVNEEFVRSWIDYLEVMGAKDFPLHSYFKVSSWTRLSIECSDFGWGEPAQFACANLPKDSAFFLPDGKEKKGINLILDLPVTAMSTFQELMLL, from the exons ATGGTTAAATTTCATAGCAAGTGTCCTGCAGGTTGTGCTTGTGTTTCCATGGAAGGAACGGGAAAACATGGAGGTGACCAGCTTTCAGTTAAGAAGTCAGAACCCGTTCTAATAGAACCTGAAACAAGGACTCatagtgggttttttttcttatgcaaTCTTGATCACATTGCCACTCATTCCGTGCAAACAGTGTACTTCTACAAGGCAAAGAAAGGGGGAGGCAGTCGTGACACCCTCAGTGACACATTTAAACAATCTCTGGCCAAGATTCTGGTGCATTATTACCCTCTCGCAGGGAGATTAAGATTAGGATCTGATGGGAAGTATAATGTGGAGTGTACCAATGAAGGGGTGTTGTTTGTGGAAGCAAGAGCAAATTGTAACATGGATCAAGTTGACGTTAAAGTAATTATTGATGATCAAACAGCAGGGAAGCTTGTCTATGGATCTCCAGATCCTGAGAACATACTGGAAAAGCCTCTAATGACTGCACAG GTTACAAGGTTCAAGTGTGGAGGTTTTGCTTTGGGATTATCAATTAGCCACTGCATAGCTGATGGGCTATCAGCAATGGAGTTTATCAAATCATGGTCCGAAACAGCCAGAGGGATGCCGTTAACCACTAAACCATTTCTTGATAGATCAATTTTGAGGTCTAGACAACCTCCTAAAATTGATTTTCCTTTCGACCAGTACGCTCCTGCAGAAACCAGTAACGTATCAAACATATCAAATCCATTTCAAGGAGAGCAGATTCTGACGAAATGCTTCCTGTTTGATTCCAACAAGCTTGCAATACTGAAGAACATGGCAATGGAGGACGGAACCATCAAAAgctgctcaaacttcacagtgCTCACAGCTTTTGTGTGGCGTGCTCGCTGCAAGGCACTGCAGATGAATCCCGATCAAGCAACTCCACTTCTGTTTGTACTCGACGTTCGATCCAAGCTTAATCCACCACTTCCCAAAGGATACTTTGGCAACGGAATTGTCTTAAGCACTTGCCCTGGGAGGGCAGGAGAATTGATTAAAAACCCACTATCTTTTGCAGTGGAAGAAGTGCAGAATGGAATAAAAATGGTGAATGAGGAGTTTGTCAGGTCATGGATTGATTACCTTGAAGTGATGGGAGCAAAGGACTTTCCTTTACACTCCTATTTTAAAGTTTCTTCATGGACTAGACTTTCAATTGAGTGTTCAGACTTTGGATGGGGAGAGCCAGCACAGTTTGCTTGCGCAAACTTGCCTAAAGATTCAGCTTTTTTCCTACcagatggaaaagaaaaaaagggcattaatttgattttggatttgcCAGTTACTGCCATGAGCACCTTCCAGGAGCTAATGCTTCTGTAA